In a genomic window of Mangifera indica cultivar Alphonso unplaced genomic scaffold, CATAS_Mindica_2.1 Un_0086, whole genome shotgun sequence:
- the LOC123207545 gene encoding WPP domain-interacting tail-anchored protein 1-like isoform X1: MDTDMDRETNVSVVVNVGDPEAELNGVDLFEGMSSNGEVVGDLGSASEVISRVELDIACYSEKLVNLDILMMYVATRENEFEAFASDREHILADSPEKALEFDFLSGILDSEVRELENFMNALEVDIINARELISSFRHLGRTSMKMEEKLLDSENSLKQSREQIFEIKKQSAQFHRTLSYLDEEGNWNGGKGTNFSKGNQVLNANAKIKMQTAEQQRHFLRMLEKSLAREMDLEKKFAESRQIDEELKLRLISLAREMEEEAINACERLFEAENIAEILKGTSKELLGQLQLVRFNMNGSIQRETELRSKLNSSMEQLEVKENALLKLESRNAKLNDLLLVQTGRSKEAEDKLSLANSENFTLREKVDSLEKQLKEGQHKVDSLDRQMRESDIQLQHAVASAEASQEKQIMLYSTIRDMENLIENLKLKVTKADNRADNAEDKLIVLSETNAGLTEKLRFLRDRLECVEASLHQVEETKLATAKDIAIQTKVITDLLMRLAIERERLHQQISSLTLENKAMAVKLQQTNKDPGILMHDSTIASVTESKEEVTELSAAISEPENTQKNESIDKIEVAPVDLTSEHGTVRTIAAGILNYKHVFRALFIVLVSAAAYFFIKQNSQF; this comes from the exons ATGGATACTGATATGGACAGGGAAACAAATGTCTCTGTTGTTGTCAATGTTGGTGATCCGGAGGCAGAATTGAATGGAGTTGACTTATTTGAAGGGATGTCATCTAATGGTGAGGTGGTCGGTGACCTAGGAAGTGCCAGCGAGGTTATAAGCAGAGTGGAATTAGATATAGCTTGTTATTCAGAGAAATTAGTGAACTTAGATATACTTATGATGTATGTGGCAACCagagaaaatgaatttgaagcATTTGCTTCAGACAGAGAGCATATCCTGGCTGATTCCCCTGAGAAGGCTCTGGAATTTGATTTCTTATCTGGAATACTAGATTCAGAGGTTAGAGAACTTGAAAATTTCATGAATGCTCTTGAAGTAGATATTATCAATGCCCGTGAGCTCATATCTTCATTTAGGCACTTGGGAAGAACTTCCATGAAAATGGAAGAGAAGTTATTAGATTCTGAAAATTCATTGAAGCAATCACGGGAACAGATATTCGAAATTAAAAAGCAATCTGCCCAGTTTCATAGGACCTTGTCATATCTTGATGAAGAAGGAAATT GGAATGGTGGCAAGGGTACAAACTTTTCAAAAGGTAATCAAGTGCTGAATGCgaatgcaaaaataaaaatgcaaactGCTGAACAACAAAGGCATTTTTTGAGAATGTTAGAAAAATCTTTGGCAAGAGAGATGGATCTTGAAAAGAAGTTTGCTGAATCAAGACAAATTGATGAGGAGCTGAAATTGAGACTAATCTCTTTGGCAAGAGAGATGGAAGAAGAAGCTATAAATGCTTGTGAAAGGTTGTTTGAGGCAGAGAACATTGCTGAGATCCTGAAGGGAACTTCTAAAGAATTACTTGGTCAACTCCAGCTTGTTCGGTTCAATATGAATGGTTCAATTCAACGAGAAACTGAGCTAAGGTCAAAACTTAATAGTTCAATGGAACAGTTGGAAGTAAAAGAGAATGCCTTGCTGAAGCTAGAAAGCAGAAATGCAAAACTCAATGACTTGCTTCTAGTACAGACAGGCCGCTCAAAGGAAGCTGAAGATAAATTAAGTCTTGCCAATTCTGAGAACTTCACTTTGAGGGAGAAGGTAGACTCACTTGAGAAGCAGCTAAAAGAAGGGCAGCATAAGGTAGATTCTCTTGATCGGCAAATGAGGGAAAGTGATATTCAGCTACAGCACGCTGTTGCATCTGCTGAAGCTAGCCAGGAGAAGCAAATTATGCTGTATTCTACAATCAGAGATATGGAGAACTTAATTGAGAATCTGAAGTTGAAAGTTACAAAAGCTGACAATCGTGCTGATAATGCGGAGGACAAGTTAATTGTATTATCTGAAACTAATGCTGGGCTAACTGagaaattaagatttttgagGGATAGACTTGAATGTGTGGAGGCATCTTTGCATCAAGTTGAGGAAACCAAGTTGGCAACTGCTAAGGACATTGCTATACAAACAAAAGTAATAACGGATCTGTTAATGCGACTGGCCATAGAAAGAGAGCGCCTTCATCAGCAG ATCTCTTCATTAACATTGGAGAATAAAGCCATGGCAGTGAAGTTGCAGCAGACTAACAAAGACCCTGGTATTCTTATGCATGATTCGACTATTGCTTCTGTGACAGAAAGTAAGGAAGAAGTAACTGAGTTGTCAGCTGCCATTTCCGAG CCTGAGAATACTCAGAAAAATGAATCTATTGATAAGATTGAAGTGGCACCAGTAGACTTGACATCTGAGCATGGAACTGTCAGGACAATAGCTGCAGGAATTCTTAACTACAAGCATGTCTTCAGGGCATTGTTTATTGTGCTAGTTTCTGCAGCAGCTTATTTCTTCATAAAACAGAACTCCCAATTTTGA
- the LOC123207545 gene encoding WPP domain-interacting tail-anchored protein 1-like isoform X2, which yields MDTDMDRETNVSVVVNVGDPEAELNGVDLFEGMSSNGEVVGDLGSASEVISRVELDIACYSEKLVNLDILMMYVATRENEFEAFASDREHILADSPEKALEFDFLSGILDSEVRELENFMNALEVDIINARELISSFRHLGRTSMKMEEKLLDSENSLKQSREQIFEIKKQSAQFHRTLSYLDEEGNWNGGKGTNFSKGNQVLNANAKIKMQTAEQQRHFLRMLEKSLAREMDLEKKFAESRQIDEELKLRLISLAREMEEEAINACERLFEAENIAEILKGTSKELLGQLQLVRFNMNGSIQRETELRSKLNSSMEQLEVKENALLKLESRNAKLNDLLLVQTGRSKEAEDKLSLANSENFTLREKVDSLEKQLKEGQHKVDSLDRQMRESDIQLQHAVASAEASQEKQIMLYSTIRDMENLIENLKLKVTKADNRADNAEDKLIVLSETNAGLTEKLRFLRDRLECVEASLHQVEETKLATAKDIAIQTKVITDLLMRLAIERERLHQQISSLTLENKAMAVKLQQTNKDPGILMHDSTIASVTESKEEVTELSAAISEL from the exons ATGGATACTGATATGGACAGGGAAACAAATGTCTCTGTTGTTGTCAATGTTGGTGATCCGGAGGCAGAATTGAATGGAGTTGACTTATTTGAAGGGATGTCATCTAATGGTGAGGTGGTCGGTGACCTAGGAAGTGCCAGCGAGGTTATAAGCAGAGTGGAATTAGATATAGCTTGTTATTCAGAGAAATTAGTGAACTTAGATATACTTATGATGTATGTGGCAACCagagaaaatgaatttgaagcATTTGCTTCAGACAGAGAGCATATCCTGGCTGATTCCCCTGAGAAGGCTCTGGAATTTGATTTCTTATCTGGAATACTAGATTCAGAGGTTAGAGAACTTGAAAATTTCATGAATGCTCTTGAAGTAGATATTATCAATGCCCGTGAGCTCATATCTTCATTTAGGCACTTGGGAAGAACTTCCATGAAAATGGAAGAGAAGTTATTAGATTCTGAAAATTCATTGAAGCAATCACGGGAACAGATATTCGAAATTAAAAAGCAATCTGCCCAGTTTCATAGGACCTTGTCATATCTTGATGAAGAAGGAAATT GGAATGGTGGCAAGGGTACAAACTTTTCAAAAGGTAATCAAGTGCTGAATGCgaatgcaaaaataaaaatgcaaactGCTGAACAACAAAGGCATTTTTTGAGAATGTTAGAAAAATCTTTGGCAAGAGAGATGGATCTTGAAAAGAAGTTTGCTGAATCAAGACAAATTGATGAGGAGCTGAAATTGAGACTAATCTCTTTGGCAAGAGAGATGGAAGAAGAAGCTATAAATGCTTGTGAAAGGTTGTTTGAGGCAGAGAACATTGCTGAGATCCTGAAGGGAACTTCTAAAGAATTACTTGGTCAACTCCAGCTTGTTCGGTTCAATATGAATGGTTCAATTCAACGAGAAACTGAGCTAAGGTCAAAACTTAATAGTTCAATGGAACAGTTGGAAGTAAAAGAGAATGCCTTGCTGAAGCTAGAAAGCAGAAATGCAAAACTCAATGACTTGCTTCTAGTACAGACAGGCCGCTCAAAGGAAGCTGAAGATAAATTAAGTCTTGCCAATTCTGAGAACTTCACTTTGAGGGAGAAGGTAGACTCACTTGAGAAGCAGCTAAAAGAAGGGCAGCATAAGGTAGATTCTCTTGATCGGCAAATGAGGGAAAGTGATATTCAGCTACAGCACGCTGTTGCATCTGCTGAAGCTAGCCAGGAGAAGCAAATTATGCTGTATTCTACAATCAGAGATATGGAGAACTTAATTGAGAATCTGAAGTTGAAAGTTACAAAAGCTGACAATCGTGCTGATAATGCGGAGGACAAGTTAATTGTATTATCTGAAACTAATGCTGGGCTAACTGagaaattaagatttttgagGGATAGACTTGAATGTGTGGAGGCATCTTTGCATCAAGTTGAGGAAACCAAGTTGGCAACTGCTAAGGACATTGCTATACAAACAAAAGTAATAACGGATCTGTTAATGCGACTGGCCATAGAAAGAGAGCGCCTTCATCAGCAG ATCTCTTCATTAACATTGGAGAATAAAGCCATGGCAGTGAAGTTGCAGCAGACTAACAAAGACCCTGGTATTCTTATGCATGATTCGACTATTGCTTCTGTGACAGAAAGTAAGGAAGAAGTAACTGAGTTGTCAGCTGCCATTTCCGAG CTCTGA
- the LOC123207544 gene encoding pentatricopeptide repeat-containing protein At3g02330, mitochondrial-like translates to MGNYLRVTSLLSESLYKPILISSFSSSAPEKLTKVPTKWETKAFSHIFQACTHQRVQNPGKQAHARMIVSGYKPRIFVTNCLIQMYIKCSNLGLAHRVFDLMPDRDVVSWNAVVFGYAACGEMEIASSLFEAMPERDVVSWNSLISGFLHAGDCLKVTCLFMAMGRSGVAYNRRSFSFVLRACSILEDYDMGVQVHDIAMKTGFDRDVDTGTALVDMYAKCKKLDDSLLLFREMSEKNRVSWSSVITGCAQNDDFVKGLELFKEMQKEGIEASQSTYASLLKLSAGFSAFRLGTQLHAHALKNSFGSDVVIGTATLDMYAKCYDILDARKLFNALPNHDLQSYNAIIVGYVRNGQGYEALQLFSLLTKSGLGFNDTSLSGAFSACAMIKGYLEGLQLHGLAIKSSLTLNICVANAIIDMYGKCRALTEACRVFDEMERRDTVSWNAIIAAYEQNGNEEKPLSYFVSMLRARIEPDEFTYGSILKTCASQQALNYGMEIHNRAIKSGMGLNWFVGCALVDMYCKCGLTEEAEKIHNRMKERNIVSWNAIISRFSGEKQSENAQRYFSRMLEMGVKPDNFTYAIVLDTCANLATVGLGKQIHAQVIKEELQSDVYISRALIDMYSKCGNMQDSRIAFDKAPKENLMTWNAMISCYAQHGYGVDALEVFENMEHENVKPNHTTFVSVLRACAHMGLVEKGLYYFKIMLCKYDLDPQLEHYSCLVDILGRSGQVGKALKLIQEMPFGADDVIWRTLLSICKIQGDVDVAEEAANSILQMHPQDSSAHILLSNIYANAGMWGKVSYVRKMMRQNRLKKEPGCSWIEVKDEVLTFLVGDKAHPKCEKIYENLGLLNWEMKRAGYVPDAAFLLNESTEENKQQYEPRIRMCNL, encoded by the coding sequence ATGGGAAATTATCTTCGTGTAACAAGTCTCTTATCAGAATCCCTATACAAACCAATATTAATCTCATCGTTCTCTTCATCAGCACCTGAAAAGCTAACAAAAGTCCCCACAAAATGGGAAACAAAAGCCTTCTCTCACATTTTCCAAGCGTGTACGCACCAACGAGTGCAAAACCCAGGTAAACAAGCCCATGCTCGCATGATTGTATCTGGATACAAGCCCAGAATCTTTGTCACCAATTGTTTAATCCAGATGTACATAAAATGCTCCAATTTAGGGCTTGCACACAGGGTGTTTGATCTAATGCCCGACAGGGATGTTGTTTCTTGGAATGCAGTGGTTTTTGGGTACGCTGCGTGTGGGGAAATGGAGATTGCAAGTTCATTATTTGAGGCAATGCCTGAAAGAGATGTAGTTTCATGGAATTCGTTGATTTCAGGGTTTCTGCACGCGGGGGATTGTCTCAAGGTGACTTGTTTGTTTATGGCGATGGGGAGATCAGGTGTGGCATATAATAGGAgaagtttttcttttgttttgagaGCATGCTCAATATTAGAGGACTATGATATGGGGGTTCAGGTTCACGACATTGCGATGAAAACGGGTTTTGATAGGGATGTGGACACAGGGACTGCATTGGTAGATATGTATGCAAAGTGTAAGAAATTGGATGATTCGCTTTTGCTATTCCGTGAAATGTCTGAGAAGAATAGGGTTTCATGGAGTTCTGTAATAACTGGTTGTGCTCAGAATGATGACTTTGTCAAGGGTTTGGAATTATTCAAGGAGATGCAGAAGGAAGGAATTGAGGCTAGTCAATCTACTTATGCTAGTCTCCTCAAGTTGAGTGCAGGATTTTCTGCATTCAGGTTAGGTACTCAGTTGCATGCCCATGCTTTGAAGAACAGTTTTGGGTCGGATGTTGTTATTGGAACTGCCACTTTGGACATGTATGCAAAATGTTACGATATCCTAGATGCTCGAAAGTTGTTTAACGCATTACCCAACCATGATTTGCAATCTTACAATGCCATTATTGTTGGCTATGTACGAAATGGTCAAGGCTATGAAGCTTTGCAGTTATTTTCCCTTTTGACAAAGTCTGGTCTTGGATTCAATGATACAAGTTTATCAGGGGCATTTAGTGCTTGTGCAATGATTAAAGGGTATTTGGAGGGGCTTCAACTACATGGGCTTGCTATTAAGAGTTCTCTTACATTAAATATTTGTGTAGCAAATGCCATTATAGACATGTATGGTAAATGCAGAGCTCTGACTGAAGCTTGTCGTGTCTTTGATGAAATGGAAAGAAGGGATACTGTATCTTGGAATGCAATTATTGCTGCTTATGAGCAGAATGGAAATGAAGAGAAACCACTATCCTATTTTGTTTCAATGCTCCGTGCAAGGATTGAACCTGATGAGTTCACTTATGGCAGTATATTAAAAACTTGTGCCAGTCAGCAAGCTTTGAATTATGGCATGGAGATCCATAACAGAGCTATCAAATCAGGAATGGGGTTGAACTGGTTTGTTGGATGCGCACTTGTTGATATGTACTGCAAGTGTGGATTGACGGAGGAAGCTGAGAAGATCCACAAcagaatgaaagaaagaaatatagtTTCATGGAATGCAATAATTTCGCGATTCTCAGGAGAAAAACAAAGTGAAAATGCTCAGAGATATTTTTCGAGGATGTTGGAAATGGGTGTAAAGCCAGATAACTTCACTTATGCTATAGTTCTAGATACTTGTGCTAATTTGGCTACTGTTGGACTTGGCAAGCAAATTCATGCACAAGTAATTAAGGAAGAATTGCAGTCAGATGTTTATATATCCAGAGCTCTCATTGATATGTACTCAAAGTGTGGAAACATGCAAGACTCACGGATAGCATTTGATAAAGCACCAAAGGAGAACCTTATGACATGGAATGCCATGATTTCTTGCTATGCTCAGCATGGGTATGGAGTTGATGCCCTCGAGGTTTTTGAGAACATGGAACATGAAAATGTGAAGCCAAATCACACAACTTTTGTCTCAGTGCTCCGAGCTTGTGCTCACATGGGACTTGTTGAAAAAGGGCTGTACTACTTCAAGATAATGCTATGTAAATATGACTTAGATCCTCAGCTGGAGCATTATTCATGCTTGGTCGATATATTAGGAAGGTCAGGCCAAGTTGGCAAGGCTTTAAAACTAATTCAAGAGATGCCTTTTGGAGCCGATGATGTTATATGGAGAACTCTGCTTAGCATTTGTAAGATCCAAGGGGATGTTGATGTGGCAGAAGAGGCAGCCAATTCGATTTTGCAAATGCATCCACAGGACTCGTCCGCTCATATTCTACTATCAAATATTTATGCTAATGCCGGTATGTGGGGCAAAGTTTCATATGTGAGGAAGATGATGAGGCAGAACAGGCTTAAAAAAGAGCCTGGTTGCAGCTGGATTGAGGTAAAAGATGAGGTGCTTACATTCCTTGTTGGGGACAAGGCTCATCCCAAATGTGAAAAGATATATGAGAATCTTGGTTTACTAAACTGGGAAATGAAGAGGGCTGGGTATGTGCCTGATGCAGCCTTTTTACTTAATGAGAGTACAGAAGAAAATAAGCAACAATATGAGCCCAGAATCAGGATGTGCAATCTATAG
- the LOC123207539 gene encoding pentatricopeptide repeat-containing protein At3g02330, mitochondrial-like — translation MGNHLRLASLISQSLYKAVPSCSFSTSTLQKQTKTPTNRNTKTFSHIFQECTHHRAQNPGKQAHARMMVSGFKPTIFVTNCLIQMYIRCSNLDSAYQVFDKMPERDVVSWNALIFGYATCGEMGVAKSLFEAMPQRDVVSWNSLISGYLQAGDCVKVIEVFIKMGRVDVAYDRRSFAVVLKACSILEDSNVGVQVHSVAMKMGFHKDVVTGSALVDMYAKCKNLEDAFFLFREISEKNWVSWSAVIAGCVQNEDFVKGLELFTEMQMEGIGVSQSIYASLFRLCAGLSAFRLGTQLHAHAFKNDFASDAIVGTATLDMYAKCNNIQDARKLFNSLPNHNLQSYNAIIVGYARNGQGCEALQLFLLLQKSGLGFNEISLSGAFSACAVIKGHVEGLQVHGLAIKSTLTSNICVANAILGMYGKCGALIEACHVFDEMERMDAVSWNAIIAAHEQNGKEEETLSYFVSMLHARMEPDEFTYGSVLKACAGQQALNYGMEIHNRVIKSGMGLNWFVGSTLVDMYSKCGMMEEAEKIHDRTKEQTLVSWNAIISGFSGQKQSENAQRYFSWMLEMGVKPDNFTYATVLDTCANLATVGLGKQIHAQIVKQKLQSDVYISSTLVDMYSKCGNMQDSQIIFAKAPKRDFVTWNAMICGYAQHGYGDDALKVFEQMEHENVKPNHATFVSVLRACAHMGLVEKGMHYFNIMLSEYGLDPQLEHYSCMVDILGRSGQVKEALKLIQEMPFEADDVIWRTLLSICKIHGNVDLAEKAANSLLQMDPQDSSACILLSNIYANAGMWDKVSCMRKMMRQNKLKKEPGCSWIEVKDEVHTFLVGDKAHPKCEEIYEELGMLIGEMKWSGYVPDSDFLLNEEAEELEQQDESRTWMCNL, via the coding sequence ATGGGAAATCATCTTCGGCTAGCCTCACTCATATCGCAATCTCTATACAAAGCAGTACCCAGTTGTTCCTTCTCTACATCTACTCTacaaaagcaaacaaaaacaCCTACCAACCGGAATACGAAAACCTTCTCTCACATTTTTCAAGAATGCACCCATCACCGAGCGCAAAACCCTGGAAAACAAGCTCATGCTCGCATGATGGTATCTGGGTTCAAACCCACTATTTTTGTCACCAACTGTTTGATTCAAATGTACATAAGATGCTCCAATTTGGACTCCGCGTATCAGGTGTTTGATAAGATGCCTGAGAGGGATGTTGTTTCATGGAATGCGTTGATTTTTGGGTATGCTACGTGTGGTGAAATGGGGGTTGCGAAGTCATTGTTTGAGGCCATGCCCCAAAGAGATGTAGTTTCGTGGAATTCATTGATTTCAGGGTATCTGCAGGCTGGGGATTGTGTGAAGGTTATTGAGGTGTTTATAAAGATGGGGAGAGTGGATGTTGCATATGATAGGAGGAGTTTTGCTGTTGTTTTGAAAGCGTGTTCGATTTTGGAGGACAGTAATGTTGGGGTTCAGGTTCATAGCGTTGCAATGAAAATGGGTTTTCATAAGGATGTGGTAACGGGTAGTGCTTTGGTAGACATGTATGCAAAATGCAAGAATTTGGAAGATGCCTTTTTTCTGTTTAGAGAAATTTCTGAAAAGAACTGGGTTTCTTGGAGTGCTGTGATTGCAGGTTGTGTTCAAAATGAAGACTTTGTTAAGGGTTTGGAATTGTTCACAGAGATGCAAATGGAGGGAATTGGGGTTAGTCAGTCCATTTATGCTAGTCTCTTCAGGTTGTGTGCAGGATTATCTGCATTTAGATTAGGTACTCAGTTGCATGCCCATgcttttaaaaatgattttgctTCAGATGCAATTGTTGGAACTGCCACTTTGgatatgtatgcaaaatgtAACAATATACAAGATGCTCGAAAGTTGTTTAACTCCTTGCCCAATCATAATTTGCAATCTTACAATGCCATTATTGTCGGTTATGCTCGAAATGGACAAGGCTGTGAAGCTTTGCAGTTATTTTTGCTTTTGCAGAAATCTGGTCTTGGTTTCAATGAAATAAGTTTATCAGGAGCATTTAGTGCATGTGCAGTGATTAAAGGCCATGTGGAAGGGCTTCAAGTTCATGGGCTAGCAATTAAGAGTACTCTTACATCAAATATTTGTGTAGCAAATGCCATTCTAGGCATGTATGGTAAATGTGGAGCTCTGATTGAAGCTTGTCATGTATTTGATGAAATGGAAAGAATGGATGCTGTATCTTGGAATGCAATAATAGCTGCTCATGAACAGAATGGGAAAGAAGAGGAAACGCTATCCTATTTTGTTTCCATGCTCCATGCAAGGATGGAACCTGATGAATTTACTTATGGCAGTGTCTTAAAAGCTTGTGCAGGTCAGCAAGCTTTAAATTATGGTATGGAGATCCATAATAGAGTTATTAAATCAGGAATGGGGTTGAACTGGTTTGTTGGAAGCACACTTGTTGATATGTACAGTAAGTGTGGGATGATGGAGGAAGCAGAGAAGATACATGACAGAACAAAAGAACAAACTTTGGTTTCATGGAATGCAATAATTTCTGGGTTCTCAGGGCAAAAACAAAGTGAGAATGCTCAAAGATATTTTTCTTGGATGCTGGAAATGGGCGTAAAGCCAGATAACTTCACTTATGCAACAGTTCTTGATACTTGTGCTAATTTGGCAACTGTTGGACTTGGCAAGCAAATACATGCccaaattgttaaacaaaaattgcAATCAGATGTTTATATATCCAGTACTCTCGTTGATATGTACTCGAAGTGTGGAAACATGCAAGATTCACAGATAATATTTGCGAAAGCACCAAAACGGGACTTTGTAACATGGAATGCCATGATTTGTGGCTATGCTCAGCATGGCTATGGAGATGATGCCCTCAAGGTTTTTGAGCAAATGGAACATGAGAATGTGAAGCCAAATCATGCAACTTTTGTCTCAGTACTCCGAGCTTGTGCTCACATGGGACTCGTTGAGAAGGGGATGCATTACTTCAATATAATGCTGAGTGAGTATGGTTTAGATCCTCAGTTGGAGCATTATTCATGCATGGTGGATATATTAGGAAGGTCAGGCCAAGTTAAAGAGGCTTTGAAACTTATTCAAGAGATGCCCTTTGAAGCAGATGATGTTATATGGAGAACTCTGCTTAGCATTTGCAAGATCCATGGCAATGTAGATCTGGCAGAAAAGGCAGCCAATTCTCTTTTGCAAATGGACCCACAAGACTCCTCTGCTTGTATTCTTCTCTCAAATATTTACGCTAATGCTGGAATGTGGGACAAAGTTTCATGTATGAGGAAGATGATGAGGCAGAATAAGCTGAAAAAAGAGCCAGGTTGCAGCTGGATTGAAGTAAAAGATGAGGTACATACATTTCTTGTTGGGGATAAAGCTCATCCGAAATGTGAAGAAATTTATGAGGAGCTTGGCATGCTAATTGGTGAAATGAAGTGGTCTGGATATGTCCCTGATTCAGATTTTTTGCTCAATGAGGAGGCAGAAGAACTTGAGCAGCAAGATGAGTCCAGAACCTGGATGTGCAATCTATag